The DNA sequence ACAGCTCAAAGAGAGCTCACGCACTTTCCTTAAAAGCCACTATttctactttttaatattttagcaGAAGTATCTAAAAATTCCAAATTGTTCATATAAAGTTACTGTATtccatgaaaacatttttaattaagttCAGAAATCTTAATTCGCATTGATGTGCTTTATACAAAAGCTTTTTGTTAGGCCCTTCAAACACAGTCACATAGTTTGAATGGTTCCAAGTCCCTATCAGCAGAAGAGAAGCACTGCCTCAATATAGCAAACGGCTTTAAGTCTAATTCTGCTGATACCAGGTGTTTTTGGGATAACTGTGAACGAACATTCATTTGAAATCTGGTACCTGAATAACTTGATTCCTCTcctaagaaaacatgcattgtTACACAAACAGAGTGTACTGATATTGCCGACCCCACCTTCTCTGTGGGGCAGAGCTCATTTCAGGGCTAGGAACATATAAACAGAAGCCTGGAAGCAAGAAACTAATTGCAAATCACAGTTCTTCTAAGGTATCTTTAATgttatatgattattacaggtctagAAATACTTTCACACATTGcaaaatgcacctttaaataaaaaaaggaaaatgcgTTATCCTGCCAGTCACGCTTACCTACAATTATACTGTCATCCTTGTCCACATGTCTCTTCCACATAGCAGCTGCTTCTTCTGAAATCCTAGTTTGAATAGTTAGTGTAGGAATTGAATGTCTATAAGGCTGAATAGCTGCTGCTTCTTTTAGCTCAGACCTCTTGTTTGTGTACCTGAATCGGGTGTAGCTGGGCTCAGGACTGGTAGAGGTGGCAGCGTGATGTGAGGATCGGCGGTTGATTTCTGTATGTAACCGGTCCAAAAGGAATCGCAAGAACTCCTGAGCATCCTGCTGACTGTCAGAGTGAGAACGTGAGGAGGCATTTTCATGATCTACATCCTGCAAAACGTATAACTGtactatataaaatacagtaccATCTATTTGACTTTATACCGCAGCACTAcagaatgcttgattctgataggtcagaaggtgttgattaattttccataacagcatggCTTGGACAGTAGTCCTAGCtgcaagggttttttttaatgcactcattctaattcaattcaactttctttgtatagtgcttttaacaatggatattggctcaaagcagctttacagaaacatctAAATTCAGGatacaaattttacatttatgaatttatccctaatgagcaagctagaggtgacggtggcaagaaaaaactccctgagatgatatgaggaagaaatcttgagaggaaccagactcaaaagggaacccatcctcatctgggtgacaccagatagtacGATTATAAATAACTCCCTTCTAAACTGTGTTTATATGGTCAAAAGGTGCAAATGTGTAACCACTAAAGCTCATGATAGGTTATCatgtctatagtaacaatttacacagggacttgtatggtggacgctccacatgaaTGGGTTTAAAATGTGTagctgttgatatggtgaagttttttttttttgtgaggagacatttatgtagcATTGTTGGAATGcctctccagtgttagtgctttgtaatggttgGAAGTAAAGCTGGAAGTTTTCTGAcgtgagaaagtcttcaggacggagagttttgcggtttctcagtaacatgaaagctgtaacttcaagagagtgagaaaagagaggctggtgaaggaatgactatTTATTGCTCTTCTAAtgtaaaacaggaagtaacttgctTTGTGATCGTTCCAACATTCAAACATTgttataaacggataaaaagtatataaaaagtgccaggctttattccttacttactacCACATTATAGATATTGTAGTAATGCTACTGCAACATTCGTAATCAATACTGTGAATGCAACCATTTGAAAACACCAAGTACTGCAATAAATTACTGTTGTGCCAACCTGTATCCAGTGAAGTAAGGCATAGCCTCTTTAAAAACACAGTAGAACCGCTCAGGATTTACTGGCCTTTTCCCTTCATCTGTGCACCACAGTCCTTCCAAAACTTTGGTGAATTCTGGAAAAGAATTGATGGATAGAAATATAATGCAAATGGCCATTACATGAAGAAGAGATGAGACAGCTTTATACCAGACACAGCATGCGTGATGGAACTTCATTACGTATGCAGTGGGATTTCAGAAAACTGAAAtactttaactttaacattaCACTACTATATAGTATTTCACCTTTAATAATGTCTTGCAATATTTCAACAGGTATGCTCCTGGAAATAAAGTTACCTGGGAGCATACCTCTTgaaatatccatccattttccatactgcttatcctacacagggttacagggagcctggagcctatcccagggaacgcagggcacaaggcgggggacaccctggacagggtgtcAACCCATCGCagcgcacaatcacacacacacacacacactagggacagtttggaaatgtcaacgcatgtctttggactggaggaggaaaccggagtatcTGGAGGAAATCCCTAAAGCACGCTGACATCATGCAAACTCTGCATACACAGAGCagaggtgggatttgaacctccaaccctggaggtgtgaggcaaacatgctaatcgctaagccaccatgcccacCACCTcttaaaatattgcaaaacattttactgaagaCTACTGGTAATTTTCCTAACAAAACAAGCAATTTAATACTTGTACTACTTTTGCAATGTATGaatttttgtcacatttttgtcAAACTGTCACATACTAGTGTGTGAAGTACTTAAATTTGATCAAATTTAAACAGTGAATTAGCATAGGGAACAATGCTCCCACCATTCATCAGCTCTGGCTCTTGACTGGAGCACATGTCCTGGAGGTAGGTTTTAGTCAGACAGTAGTCTCTAAGACCCTGGGTGTGGGAGAGACACTGTACAATGGCATTCAGGAAAcactgtgagagaaagagagcaggaaTGAAACTTCAGTACCATAATGAGGAAAAATACTACATTATGAAAGCACTAAGAAACATTTTGTGTACTATAACATACTGTGTTCCCAGCATTATGCAGTCCAACTCGTCCACTGCCCAGCGTTAGCTCTCTCTGTAGGAGGAAAATTGCAAATTAAAACATCTCAAATTATCCTTCGTGTAGGTATAGACTAACAAATCAAAATGGTACATAAGTAATTTCATTCTACCTCATTATAAACCCTCTCAAAATATCCTGCCAGGCTAAACCTCTCCAGAGAGTGTACTGTTTCCATTTCTACATCTCTAATCCTATTATCACGTACAGGGAGTACACACTCATGGAGGTTACAGAGGCTTACTACAAAGGCATCTATCTAGTTGAGGCAGTTAGGAGTATGCAGCACCTCTGTGTGTCTATATACATGTGCACGTGGCTTTTTTTGtcataacacaataataatgagTTTAATCTGAACATGCAGCAATGACAAGCTGAGACATTTGCAGCTTAAATGCTCCAATTAGACCTACACTATGGACCAGGGATACACTCAGGTCCTGGAGAGTCCAGAAAATTTTAACACACCAACTAAACCTGCgagttaaataataaataagtaaggaataaataaataagtaaggaataaaacatgaccagGTATTCTGTTACtccccagaagttgattattttccaataacaggatgtcctgaaatgtttaactaaaaaaaataataataatttgctgaagattacaatttttaatttattaatgaatgacatcatacttttaactgtttataattacatataatattGCGGAACAAccactgttatcacttacagtggggtccaaaagtctgagaccacattgaaaatctgggatttttttttatttaaaactaaaaataaacaaagttttagaattttgaacattctaaaacaaaaaaaggaaatgagtcATGAGTCCCTTCTGTTGAAGCAGGTGTTCAGAAGACATGCCGAGGGATTTGATGgaacatggatcatcaggttttacacaaacttgtggagtctttcagctcgagtgcacgctgtcattaaagcaaaaagaggaTGTACCTAATACTAAGACAATTTCATGCAAATATTCTTAAGGTTCTACTTTTAAGGTGCTACTTTTGTTGCtgatatcatttgtaatgaaaagctgtgtgttaaattgaaaaagaatgccaaaaAGAAGCactttcactagtggtctcacacttttggaccccactgtagtTTATAGCAGCTACACTCAGGCATTTCCTCACCAGcgtcatttttctctctcttgaagttaataagatgaaaaaggGGCAGTTTGTTATATTAGTGAGAATccagaaagcacaaaatcctgtcctgaagactctggTGTAAAACCtcctgacagttacaaagccttcttccataaatgttaagtgtCACCATAGCAACGattatataattttctttcttaaataacaacacattttttaaatctgtttagtATTAGGCCTTTATTATGTGAATGATCTTCTGAATGATTACATGAAAAACTactaaacacactaaaacagACGCATTAACATGAACTTGTGATTTGAGTTACAGCCTACTTGAATTACAATCACTGTtcgagctgctgttacagaaaagtctctgaccaatcacatttaaCACACCTTATACCACCTTATAGCACTGTGTTATAAGGTGTGTTACAGTAGGGAAATCACTAAATTACGGCCCTGTATAAGTCCAGAACAGACTATTCCCTTTAAAACACTAAACATCTCACCTCTTTGTCAGCCACCAGCAACAAGCCCATGAGGGAGGTGTAGAGCACCGACTGTGAGATGTCTAGATTTTCATTTTGGCTCACCAGTGAGCGACACAGGGCCTGGCATGAGGTGTCCATCCGAGTTCTAAGCATTGAGCCGTTACAGTCTACACTTACACCATGCAATGTGCAAAAGACAAATTTGAGAATGTGATCAGCAGTGGAGCAATAGCTGgtatcaattaaaaaaaaaaaaaaatttaaaaaaacacattgcatAAAGACACcagtgataaataaaatgaagtaatTTGACAGGAACAAACTGCATTGCGACATCAAGGGgtgcatgtgatttttttttttaatacatcacACGCCAATTAGTCTAGACTACTATTTAGTTCTTCCTAGTTTATGGAAAATTTCATTATATGAACTCAAATTAACTGCTTACATTCTAAGATACTTTAACTGGTCAACTGTTTTAAGGGTACAGAACATATACTTACACAGATAATACTTCTAACGGATGTTCTCCAGTCCTGGATGGAATAAAACTTTTCAAATGTATTCCAACTACATGGTGGTTGTCTTTACCTGGGTTTGTTAAGTCTATCAGCTATGTTCCACTCTCACTATAGCTGCTGATCACCAGCCACCATTCAGACCAGTGAACCTTTAATCACCGCTAATCTTCCATGTCTCTTTGTAGAAGCGTCTATATTTAGCCAATCTCCTTTTAGGAGCTGGGACACTTTAAACCCACAGTCGACACAGGTCTGTGCTAACAactaagtgcaaaagtttgcatcacCCGTGATTTCTGGTTTTACAATTTACACATAGAAAATGTGGCTGAAAATTTCCACCATGACCATCTTATCTCCAAATCTGATGTGAAGAAGTGTAGATCATCTGAGTCAGAACAAGAAGAGTAACAACCAAACAAATCAGAGGATATGATACTGATATGATACAGATTTCAAAAATACAAACGTGGAAAGAGGCAGTTATGAAGGTACGGTTTGGGCATACACATCGGAAACATAACCTTCTTCATTACTAATACTTTACCATACACTCTTTGGCCATTTTTGTTATTTGCAGttataaatgaacatttttggaaCCTAACACACTAAATGCTTTGCtgctataaattacatttctttgtcttcttccttTTGTCTTAATAGTATACTAACAGTATCTAAATTACAATGAAATTTACAATcaacaaaagtttaaaaaaaaaaaaaaaaaaggtaaatgcAAAATGTATCAGGGTGTATGAGCTTGTTATTGCACTTCAAGCTAATACATGTCCATAGACAATcgaataacatttatttatggcACAGAAATCCAAAATTCATAAGTGAATAGCTCCATCTCTGCCACCCTGTCATAGTCAAACCCTGTCATACTTGATAATCAACTTCACATGAACACTGTCAGTTTAACAGAGGAAAaaagtttgtaataaaaatgtcttttttaaacatttctgcaaTGGCATTCACATTCAACATCAGACACTATCACATTGCTGACAAGCAGTAACTAAATGCATAATGCACTGTATATCATTATCATACTATTCAAATTACTGTTTGTGAGCCTTAATTATAAATCTACAAGCTACATAGGAAACAGGAATGATCTCATGGACTCATTGCCTAATAGAAAATTACTTGCTCAATCAGAAAGCAGATGTGAGTGGACCACTTTACACATTCTTCAGTCTGTCTAACCATACAGGGTTAGGCTCAGAGGAACCGTAATACACAGCTTTGTGCCTTAAACATGGCAGCCATTCATATAAATACCTTTCACTCTGATAATAAGAAAGTTTGTAAACTTTATCAGTTCCTTGCATAGAAGGTGTGACGGTATGAACCGGGAACATTAACTTTGTCCTTGTAACGTGATGTCACCTCTGACCTATGTGTCCATCATCTCCACATCAGAATTGAGGCTCAGTTCAGCGATGTGGTCGAGCGGGGGCTCAGGGCTTAGGTGGGCCTTGGATTGGCTAGCCTGAGCATTTCTGTCTCGTGACTGGATGATGGCTTGGCGCAAGCAGGAAATCCACTGCTGCTTGTTGAAGGAGTCGTTGGCCTGCAGGCTGTGCGACTGAGCCTTCGtgcgccccctgctgctcacACGGAAGCAGTTCTTCACTGCGGGTGacggtgagagagaaagatattaTTAGTGAGGAAGAGTAGCAGCTGAACAAGTCCATTAAACTGATGATGCATAGTTAACAATAGCTGTTTATGTCCTACACTGATATGCAAATACAAGTTATATACCAGTCACACACAAAGTTcaactttatataaatatgttatttacaATAACAGTGGATATGAAGTATATTTAaccatgtaaggaataaaacacaataatcaACATAATGCGGTTACTACCCTTTAtcaaagttgattttttttttttccaataacagcacaaaatatgatatttttattcattttacttcATATCACAGCAATCTGGCAAGACTAacagttttttatatttattaaaaacgaCCCATCATACTTTTTAGCCCTTTATAGTCACGTTTAACCATGTGActttctgttatcactttcgTCATAGCAGCTCTAAGCAGTCATTCCcacaccagcctcttttttctcttgaagttaatgacaAGAAAGTGCAGTCTGTCGTgtcactgagaaaccacaaaacccCCACTAGTGAAGGCGGAaaacttctgactgttacaaagcactgacaccggtgagtctttcataaataaaatgtgtaataaacatctcctcacaaaaaaacttcacaatatAAACAATGGCACACATTTTTTCAAATCTGCTTGTGTGCCACGTCCACCAAACACAAGTCCCATGTAACGATAACGTactagaacgagcacattatgtgatttgccttgcagtcagCACTTCTATacgaggcatgctgttatagaaattaattaatactctctgaataattagatttaaaaattcaacagtgctgaggTATAAAAGTTAATATATCATGATGTCCACCACCTTCTCAAAAAGAAACTGTGTAAATATCGTTATATGTTTAGAACCTCTGCATGTGAAAGCTAAATATAAGATCCTTCACCAGTAAAAGCGGACGTCACACTGTGTCACTTACACACCATTTCGGCATCATTACTGTCCTGGAGAGTCCCACTCCAACTATTTGCACAGCTGCTTTCTGAGATTCTTGCATTATGTGAAGAAATTTACATCTTACCTTTGTCATTGCCAGTGAAGGCACCACGGAAGGATCCAGAACTGCTGGCCTCTCCATCAGGCAGGTCCTCCAGCAGGATTTGGGCAGCAGGTAAGGGTTGACGGTAAACCTGGAACTGCACCATGCCGTCCTTGTCCTGCACGACTGGGCGAGTCAAAACCAGCACCAGCTCGAACAAGAACACATGCAGCTTCTGCAGAGGATGGTGATGATAGAAAGTAGAGATGGTGATGatacaaggtaaaaaaaataaaacaaaaaacaaaaaaaacaagaaaaccaATATTAGTATTCATAGCAGGAATACCGTACGATAAAaggaatgactgaatgaattgAAGTGGTGAATAGAAAGTATGAGAAGACTGTATTCACCTGTCCTTTGGTGCTCTTGAGTTCACCATGACAGTAGAGAAAGCGTGAGGCATGAATCTCTGGAACTCTTTGCCCCTCCTCTGGGTAGCACAGACCTCGTTTGTAAAACTGACACTCAGCCTCGCCTGTCTTACGGTTCACCTCAGTAATGATGCTCTGGATTAGCTCCATCTATACACATAGACAAATAGAGGACGTTTACATTTTGTGTGCAGAAACGGAGCTAATCTGGGCATTAAGAGACTTCAGTGACACCCTAAATATAAAACAAGAGCCATATCACTGTGTATTCATTAGGGGTgtaatataatgtcactatctgtatttatatttatttcatgctCCAAATTTCCTGCATCtctattcatatttaaaacCAATATGAGCATGGCCTAAAGCAtgcccattttttaaaataaatacatttaaatacatttagatTAAATATGAACCATATGATTATGCCCTAGAAAGGAGGTATTTCTGGCTCTGACAggtcctcaacctcagctacatcactcgagttcataattggtttCAACTACAGATGTTTTTTCATCCCTCTCTCACccatttttgtttcatgtctactcacaatattttcaaatgaatttagttggttcccattaatataaacaaactagtagccaaATTCAAACCACCACAACTCAGACCAGGCAGATACTAaggctgaatgaatgaatgctgtaaatgaatgtgtcctgcgagcttcatatctgaccgctcGAAAGTTAAAACCCATTTTGCTGCATCCCGTAGTGCttctcctatttgtatctgcatTTGTTCCTCTTTAACCCTCTTTGCAACACATTATCTATTAATTCCGAATCATTTATTTGTATTCCCTAGTAGTCACAGTAGGTTTGGTTTATGAGGAACTCACGGCCTGAGGCAGTGTGTCCTCATCAGGGTGATCATGCGGCGTACTCTTCTGGATCTCCTTCAGAAGTAGTGGGTACTTCACCAGACGACTGCGTGGCAGATCCAGGAAGTTCCACAAGTCCAGTTTCCTGCTGAAGGATGACTCTTGGCACAAGCGGAGGAACTCCTCAACACGCCGTACCTGCTTTTTCTGGTCTAGCAGGGCTTTGGCACCCACTTGGTTACAGCAGTATGTGATATAGGCATCCAGGCAAGGGAACTAAAAAGAGAGGAATATTGTAGTCAGAGCTGTCTGCAAACATCCACAAAAATGTCCTAGCAATCTGTAAAAGTATACATCACCTTCCTTTGCAAGGTCTGTTCCTTCATAAAAGTATGACTTTCCATTTCCTTGATAACACTTACCCAGTCCAGCAGTGTCGGCCCAACCTCCCCCACTGTCTTCTCCGACCCTCGCAGCCCTTCCAGACGAGCCAAAAAATCTGCATGaacaaaaacatcaataaactatgacaaaataaaaaacaccaaGAAATACAATTTATAACTATAAGACATAGTTGTTAGATTTCACAGATATTCCTTCATCATCAGTACCGAAAAGTAGTCAATCAGgtgaatattcaaatattaatagtgggaaaaaaaattacattctaTAAAATGAAAGAGTTGGGTTTCTCTTTATTAATgagatatgtaaggaataaaacatgatggggtgtgctcttataggaaaatcatcagtgTGGGGTGATGCCACCCTGAAGtcaattattttccaaaaacagcaagccctgtcatgttttattcctctcataccacagcaatctgccaacaaCTGCAACTTTTtcttaatggaaaaaaaagttatcatttttatttgtttaaagttAGCAaattaataaggcaaaaaagcttgtcatgttattgagaaaccatAAAGGTCACAGGAAGAACAGCAGagataaatgctaaataaacttcacatcacagaaaacttcaccatataaatgagcagttacatgttttttaatccattttatgTTGAGCATCAGCTATACAAGTCCATATGTAAGTTGGTACTATTAGAACAAGTGCgttactatttttaaaaagtaatcaaacaccttctgaccaatcagaattaagcaTTCAACAGATGCttgatataaaattattaaagtaCAACTAATGCTTTGTATGCCAATCCATTGCCTTTATAACTGCCACCAGTCACTTCCGTATCCGCTAGACAGTACTCATATGTCAAGAATAAGGTCCACTCCCCTGGACATTACTCTCGACAGCTCTGTAACTTTATCAGATTGATAAAATGTTTCATTGACAATAGCTATTATAACTTTTCCAGATATTACACACTGCCTTCTTCAAATCAAGCCTGTAGACCGAGAACTTTTGTGTTGATTTTGCTTGTTGTAGataatttgcaaaataaaggtgcatttcacttttttccattCAAAACCTATGGGGGCTGCAAATTTTTTGCCATCATCCGTAACACCCGTGTACCAACACACCTTCATGGAGAGGAATCAGAGAGTCGAGAGTCCCAAATATCTGACCCAGTTCACTTTCTGTCATGATGTCCAGTTTCAGCATTGGCTCATAGTAAACCTAGAACCACAGAGGAGGACAAAACATTAACCACAGAGCACAAGCAGGACACTAACATATGCAACATATGGCTATGGTATTTAACAAACCTTTTTGACCAAATTGAGGTCTTCTATCAACTGCTTCTCTCCTTGGGTCATTTCATAAATCACCTGTgtgacacaaaataaaacaagtcattagctagcccacggGACAAGTCAAAGTGCTTGCACAAAAATGTCAAGTAATGTAATTTAACTAAAACGAATGACAAGCTAATtatgtacatacagtaaaaTAAGAGGGTTTAGTCACTGTTTCCTCATCATCATTTCATATTCCTAATTATGGACTGAATGTCTAGCATCCAAGCTAAACCTTAACATGCCTAGTAAAAATAGTTCATTTGTGTAcatgtgtagtgcagcaggtggcagAAAAAGAGAGTCAGAAAAAGAGTGATGTGCATGCAGCATTAAGGTGCTTTGTGCCACTGTGAAAGATATGAACCAGTTGGAGCACATTTTAGAGCaagttttattttcaaaagTCAACAGGGAGTAGAGTTTTTCTTCTCTGGTTGTTGGACAagcaaagtacaaaaaaaaaacaaaaaaaaaacaaaaaaaaacatacatatatatatatatatatatatatatatatatatatatatatacatacacacacacacacacacacacacttccactttaataggaacacctgtacacctgcacatttatgcagttatccaatcagccaatcatgtggcagcagcagcacaatgcataaaatcatgcagatacaggtcaagagcttcagttaatgttcagaatggggaaaaagtgagatctctgtgactttgattgtgacATGGTTTtgggtgccagatgggctggtttgagtatttctgaaactgaaactgctgatctccttggaatttcacacataacagtctctagagtttacacagaatggtgcaaaaaacaaaaaacattttgtgagtggaggatctgcaggctgaaacaccttgttgatgtgagagatcagaggagaacgaccagactggtttgagctgacaggaagtttgtagtaactcaaataacactctttgcaactgtggtgagcagaaaagcatctcagaatgcacaacacatcaaaccttgaggtggatgggctacaacagcagaagaccacatcaggttccattcctgtcagccaagaacatggCCATCATTGgcacatttttttgcattgtgctgccacatgattgcctgattagataattgtgtgtgtgtgtgtgtgtgtgtgcgtgcgtgtgcgtgtgtgtggtccACCACAGAGTTAGCGATCTGTCCACCACACTGATCAAAGAATCAGTTCCCGGAGAGTTGAACAGTTTTCAAGGACGTCAAATTCAACTCAATAGTTCATGTTCAGGTTTAGTAGGTGTTTTAGAGAAAGAAACCTTGTTACCATAATTTTAAATTAGACAATTGGTAATAAtactgttatataataataacaataatactttGATACTGTTGCCTAACTCTTTAAAGCAACCAAATGCATAATCATTGCATAATACAGTTTTGTGCAGCAGCATTAAAGGCCATTTAAACAGTCTGACTGTTCACACAAACCAATGACAAGTGCTGTGTTCGCAGAGGTGGAGCTGCTGTCTGACAAAATCTGAAAAAGAGAACAAGGCCTCTGAGCCAGCtcagttacttcctgtttcataaCACACATCCCTCAGTGCCACAGCCTTAATGTTGCCCTGGCAGTTCAGCAGCCCTTCAGAGATTTGGCAATATGTTGAAACTAGTGCTGAGTGTTGAGTAGGAAGAGTTGTACTTGTTTACAGAAAGGAAAAGGAACTTATCTGACCTCCGGATGGGAAATAAACACCCCTTATTTATTAGTTCT is a window from the Pangasianodon hypophthalmus isolate fPanHyp1 chromosome 16, fPanHyp1.pri, whole genome shotgun sequence genome containing:
- the usp21 gene encoding ubiquitin carboxyl-terminal hydrolase 21 isoform X2 yields the protein MHPLMSQCSLFLSNYFILFITGVFMQCVFLNFFFFLIDTSYCSTADHILKFVFCTLHGVSVDCNGSMLRTRMDTSCQALCRSLVSQNENLDISQSVLYTSLMGLLLVADKERELTLGSGRVGLHNAGNTCFLNAIVQCLSHTQGLRDYCLTKTYLQDMCSSQEPELMNEFTKVLEGLWCTDEGKRPVNPERFYCVFKEAMPYFTGYSQQDAQEFLRFLLDRLHTEINRRSSHHAATSTSPEPSYTRFRYTNKRSELKEAAAIQPYRHSIPTLTIQTRISEEAAAMWKRHVDKDDSIIVGQLRSSLHCSVCSHYSNTFDVFCDLSLPIPKTCDSRAGVTLRECLDLFSHEEKLSKENSPMCEKCNRHTETTKTLTIQRFPKILVIHLKRFTATRYSTRKNTVPVSFPLTDLDLGPYGASDCGPVLYDLYALCNHTGTVNMGHYTAVCQEGGGWCCYNDSCVTQISEDQLQSCQAYLLFYKLKNSTASRK
- the usp21 gene encoding ubiquitin carboxyl-terminal hydrolase 21 isoform X1, producing MHPLMSQCSLFLSNYFILFITGVFMQCVFLNFFFFLIDTSYCSTADHILKFVFCTLHGVSVDCNGSMLRTRMDTSCQALCRSLVSQNENLDISQSVLYTSLMGLLLVADKERELTLGSGRVGLHNAGNTCFLNAIVQCLSHTQGLRDYCLTKTYLQDMCSSQEPELMNEFTKVLEGLWCTDEGKRPVNPERFYCVFKEAMPYFTGYSQQDAQEFLRFLLDRLHTEINRRSSHHAATSTSPEPSYTRFRYTNKRSELKEAAAIQPYRHSIPTLTIQTRISEEAAAMWKRHVDKDDSIIVDLFSGQLRSSLHCSVCSHYSNTFDVFCDLSLPIPKTCDSRAGVTLRECLDLFSHEEKLSKENSPMCEKCNRHTETTKTLTIQRFPKILVIHLKRFTATRYSTRKNTVPVSFPLTDLDLGPYGASDCGPVLYDLYALCNHTGTVNMGHYTAVCQEGGGWCCYNDSCVTQISEDQLQSCQAYLLFYKLKNSTASRK
- the usp21 gene encoding ubiquitin carboxyl-terminal hydrolase 21 isoform X4; translated protein: MHPLMSQCSLFLSNYFILFITGVFMQCVFLNFFFFLIDTSYCSTADHILKFVFCTLHGVSVDCNGSMLRTRMDTSCQALCRSLVSQNENLDISQSVLYTSLMGLLLVADKERELTLGSGRVGLHNAGNTCFLNAIVQCLSHTQGLRDYCLTKTYLQDMCSSQEPELMNEFTKVLEGLWCTDEGKRPVNPERFYCVFKEAMPYFTGYSQQDAQEFLRFLLDRLHTEINRRSSHHAATSTSPEPSYTRFRISEEAAAMWKRHVDKDDSIIVGQLRSSLHCSVCSHYSNTFDVFCDLSLPIPKTCDSRAGVTLRECLDLFSHEEKLSKENSPMCEKCNRHTETTKTLTIQRFPKILVIHLKRFTATRYSTRKNTVPVSFPLTDLDLGPYGASDCGPVLYDLYALCNHTGTVNMGHYTAVCQEGGGWCCYNDSCVTQISEDQLQSCQAYLLFYKLKNSTASRK
- the usp21 gene encoding ubiquitin carboxyl-terminal hydrolase 21 isoform X3, which translates into the protein MHPLMSQCSLFLSNYFILFITGVFMQCVFLNFFFFLIDTSYCSTADHILKFVFCTLHGVSVDCNGSMLRTRMDTSCQALCRSLVSQNENLDISQSVLYTSLMGLLLVADKERELTLGSGRVGLHNAGNTCFLNAIVQCLSHTQGLRDYCLTKTYLQDMCSSQEPELMNEFTKVLEGLWCTDEGKRPVNPERFYCVFKEAMPYFTGYSQQDAQEFLRFLLDRLHTEINRRSSHHAATSTSPEPSYTRFRISEEAAAMWKRHVDKDDSIIVDLFSGQLRSSLHCSVCSHYSNTFDVFCDLSLPIPKTCDSRAGVTLRECLDLFSHEEKLSKENSPMCEKCNRHTETTKTLTIQRFPKILVIHLKRFTATRYSTRKNTVPVSFPLTDLDLGPYGASDCGPVLYDLYALCNHTGTVNMGHYTAVCQEGGGWCCYNDSCVTQISEDQLQSCQAYLLFYKLKNSTASRK
- the usp21 gene encoding ubiquitin carboxyl-terminal hydrolase 21 isoform X5, which encodes MLRTRMDTSCQALCRSLVSQNENLDISQSVLYTSLMGLLLVADKERELTLGSGRVGLHNAGNTCFLNAIVQCLSHTQGLRDYCLTKTYLQDMCSSQEPELMNEFTKVLEGLWCTDEGKRPVNPERFYCVFKEAMPYFTGYSQQDAQEFLRFLLDRLHTEINRRSSHHAATSTSPEPSYTRFRYTNKRSELKEAAAIQPYRHSIPTLTIQTRISEEAAAMWKRHVDKDDSIIVDLFSGQLRSSLHCSVCSHYSNTFDVFCDLSLPIPKTCDSRAGVTLRECLDLFSHEEKLSKENSPMCEKCNRHTETTKTLTIQRFPKILVIHLKRFTATRYSTRKNTVPVSFPLTDLDLGPYGASDCGPVLYDLYALCNHTGTVNMGHYTAVCQEGGGWCCYNDSCVTQISEDQLQSCQAYLLFYKLKNSTASRK